The Roseimicrobium gellanilyticum sequence CATTGATGTCGCGCTGAAAAAGGCCCGCACCGCCTGTCTCTTCGAGATGGAGACAGGCGGTATCGGTGACCTTTCCCAACCTGGAGGCCCGCTGTACAATATCGAGCATTCCAATGGAGGTCTGATTTCCTTTCCCGGAGGAGTGCCTCTCAGGTCAGCGGATGGAGCGATAGTTGGTGCGATTGGAGTCTCAGGCTCCACCGTGGAAATGGATCGTGCTGTGGCTCTGGCAGGAGCGGCGGCGAGTGCTCCTGGTCCTTGACGCAACACACGGTCTCATCGACTACGCACGTCTGTGTCGTTTGCAAAACGTCTCATGAGTTGCCTCCCGCCTCCTGGTAGGCTCCAACGGTGCAGTCATCGCTGGCAGTGCACGATTGCCGGGATGCTTCTCTGTGGAATCGTCTCCACCAGTCCGGCGGCGGCCCAACCCCTCAAAGCATCATCCACGGCGCATCGGCTGCCGTCCTCTAACGGCAAGGAGAGCATTGAGATCGTGATGAACGGAGAGGCATTGCCCACGCTGGGTCTCCCATCCGTCTCCTTGCCGCCGGTCTCGCAACGGTTCACCGTTTACATGACTCCGGAGCGCCCCAGGCGGCGACGGTATCAATTGGAGGGCGTCGATTCCAAATGGAAAGAGAGTCTCTGCGGAATGTCCATCACCCTGCGTTTTCTCAACGCGGCGGGACAGCCGTTGCAACAGGACTCGGAAGCCATCATCGGCGAAACGCAGGGTTGGAATGGCAGTCTGCAAACACCCGTCTTTGTGAAGCGGAAGATGACGGCGACAGCACCTCCTGGCACAAGCAGTTGCTGGCTCGTCATCTCCTCGGCGGGCCCACCGGAAACGCTCGGCACGCTGCTGATCAAAGGTTTGAAAATCAGCAGGACGAGCACCGGTGGACTGCCAGAAGTGGTCCTACGCGCTCCGGTGGGTCATGACCCGCGAGTAAAGGGGCCCGTATTCCCGGCGCCCACGGGTTTCACAGCGGATGGCAAACGTCCGAAAATGGCCAGTCTCCTCACCCTGGCAGCAACTCTGCCCGATGGGCAACCGGAGGAGTGCTTCGCGATTATCGATGATGATGCCAACGGACACGCGGAGTGGCGGACCTTGGCAGACAACGCTCTCGCAGTGGGTGAAGGCGATCGACTGGACTTGGAGTGGGAGGAGGCAAGCAGTGTCAGCGGAGGGTTCATGTGGTTTCAGGATTACCGGCGTCCACCACCAGGGACTTATCAGTTCCGCGTCCATCCGATCGACCTGCAGGGACAGCCTGATGGGGAGGAGACGACGCTGGCAATCGTCATCTTGGCCCCCTGGTGGCAACAGGGATGGGTCTGGGCACTGGCGGTGGCGGGAGCGGGCGCGCTTTTGTTCGCCTTGAGCCGCTACATCGCGCATCAACGCCTGCGCAATGAACTGACCCGCATGAAGGAAGCCGCCCTGCGCAAAGCAGAAAACGAGCTCACCCGCATGGCGCGCGCAACCGCGCTCGGGGAGTTCACCGCATCGATCGCGCATGAGATCAGTCAACCCCTCGCAGGTATCACGACCAATGCCAGCGCCAGCCTGCGATGGTTGAGTC is a genomic window containing:
- a CDS encoding GlcG/HbpS family heme-binding protein codes for the protein MTHSSPAELSLDLATLILKAATEKAGSLGVQVNIAVVDAGPNLKGFIRMDEALLGAIDVALKKARTACLFEMETGGIGDLSQPGGPLYNIEHSNGGLISFPGGVPLRSADGAIVGAIGVSGSTVEMDRAVALAGAAASAPGP
- a CDS encoding sensor histidine kinase encodes the protein MLLCGIVSTSPAAAQPLKASSTAHRLPSSNGKESIEIVMNGEALPTLGLPSVSLPPVSQRFTVYMTPERPRRRRYQLEGVDSKWKESLCGMSITLRFLNAAGQPLQQDSEAIIGETQGWNGSLQTPVFVKRKMTATAPPGTSSCWLVISSAGPPETLGTLLIKGLKISRTSTGGLPEVVLRAPVGHDPRVKGPVFPAPTGFTADGKRPKMASLLTLAATLPDGQPEECFAIIDDDANGHAEWRTLADNALAVGEGDRLDLEWEEASSVSGGFMWFQDYRRPPPGTYQFRVHPIDLQGQPDGEETTLAIVILAPWWQQGWVWALAVAGAGALLFALSRYIAHQRLRNELTRMKEAALRKAENELTRMARATALGEFTASIAHEISQPLAGITTNASASLRWLSPDRCDIEEARAATQRIIGDADRMIQIVARIRALLAKEKLIRESSNINAVIEELLPLLSTDIRRRGVELQCCLSPDLPTVAIDRVQIQQVIMNLVINGLDAMNGISDRPRELRILTGRDAETLLVKVEDSGTGLDPETVGRLFERFFTTKPEGLGMGLAICQSIVVSHGGRLVAISNPTQGATFQFTLPIETRVIP